The Thermovibrio guaymasensis genomic interval TTAACGTAAAGAGGATAGCTCTGGCCCACGGGGGAGAAGTATGGGCCTTTACACAGGACGGTTGGACCGTTTTTGAGCTGAAGATTCCTGCCGACTGCTCGGAAATTTCCCCGAAAAACGGGAAGTAGATTCGGAAATTTTTCCGTCCTTTTCTCTACGATTTCCCCTCTTTAGGCGTTCCAAAATTGGCACTCCGATTGCTAACAATATCCGATGAACTTAATAGTTGGACTAATCATGAGAAAACTTCTTCTAATGACTTTTGTTGCGGCTTTGACGGGGTTTTTGCCGCAGACGGTAGCTGCCCAAGGTCAAAGGATAAAAACTTACGGAGCTTATATGGTGCAAACTCTTCCTAAAGAACCCCTTTCTAAGGAGGAGATAAACGACCTTCTTCACATGCGCGAGGAGGAGAAGCTTGCCAGAGATGTCTACCTGACTCTCGGCAACTACTATCCCCTTCCCATTTTCAGGAACATTGCCCGCTCGGAAGAGCAACACATGAGGATGATTAAGCTCCTTCTTGATAAGTACTCCCTTCCCGACCCGGTTGAAGAGAGCGGAGGAAGAGTGGGAGTTTTTAAAGACCCGAAGCTGCAGAAGCTCTACAACAAACTGGTCTCTCGGGGAAAGCGCTCCCTGATTGACGCCCTTAAAGTTGGAGCTACAATTGAAGACCTTGACATTAAAGACCTTGAAGAGGCGCTCTCAAGAACCGATAACAAGGACATAAGGGTTGTTTATCAGAATTTGATGAGAGGTTCCCGAAACCACATGAGGGCATTTGTCAGACTTTTGAGGAGGTATGGTTCCGATTATCAACCTCGGTACATTTCCTCTGAGGAGTTTAACTCCATTCTCTCGGTTAAACATGAAGCCGGTTTTTACTCCCCCAGCGGTACCTATTTTGGCCCTCGGTTTCTTAAGGGGAAAGTCCTAAAGATTTCTCAGAAGCCAGGATTTAGACGGAAGAACGTAATGTGGTGGGTGGTCCAAATAAAAACGCCTCAAGGAGAAGTTTCCGTAAGAGTCGCTCCCGTCCGGTGGTTACCTCAGTTTGAAGTTAAAGCCGGAGATTTTGTAAAGGTTATCAGACTTCCTTACTGGAATATAAAGGGACTAAACGGTTATATGGCCTGCAAGTTGATTGACGAGACTGCCGGAAAAACCTACGACTTCTCTAAGTGGCGCAAGTGGTGCAGGAGGTAAAGATGCTGAGAAAATTTGTCAGCCTAATGCTCTTTTACTCCCTTCTGGTGATGCTTATCAGCGGTGTAGTTCTCTTCATAATGCCCCACGGAAGGGTAGCCTACTGGACAGGCTGGACTTTCTTAGGTCTTGATAAAGACCAGTGGGATAACCTCCATATTATCTTTGGTTTTCTCATGCTCTTTTTCGGCTTCTGGCACCTCCTTTTAAACTGGAGGGCCATCGTAAACTACTTCAAATCCAAATATTTCCTCGTTTCAACCCTTTTAACCGTTATCGTTGCCGTTGGGGCTGTTTCAAACTTACCTCCCTTTAAAAACTTCATTGACTTTGGTGAAAAGATTAAAAACAGCTGGCCTAAACCCGCAACCATGCCTCCCGCTCCGCATGCCGAGCTCTTTCCCCTCTCTAAAGTTGCCCAGATGGTAGGCCTTGAGCCCCGGCAGGCCGTTGAAGTTCTTAGGAGCAGGGGCATTAAAGTTCCCTCACCAAATACCACTTTAAAAGAGATTGCAAACCTTAATAATACTACTCCTGCAAGGGTTTACGAGATTCTCCTTGAGGTCTCTCCGAAAAGGAGCTCCTCCCGAACTCTCCGGTTTCAGCCGGGCTCGGGTATGGGCAGGCTTACTTTAAAGGAGGTCTGCGCTCAGCTGAGGATTCCCCTTAACGTTTGTCTTGAGAGGCTTAGGAAGAGGGGAATTGAGGCAGCTCCCGATTCTCAGCTTAGG includes:
- a CDS encoding DUF2202 domain-containing protein, with protein sequence MRKLLLMTFVAALTGFLPQTVAAQGQRIKTYGAYMVQTLPKEPLSKEEINDLLHMREEEKLARDVYLTLGNYYPLPIFRNIARSEEQHMRMIKLLLDKYSLPDPVEESGGRVGVFKDPKLQKLYNKLVSRGKRSLIDALKVGATIEDLDIKDLEEALSRTDNKDIRVVYQNLMRGSRNHMRAFVRLLRRYGSDYQPRYISSEEFNSILSVKHEAGFYSPSGTYFGPRFLKGKVLKISQKPGFRRKNVMWWVVQIKTPQGEVSVRVAPVRWLPQFEVKAGDFVKVIRLPYWNIKGLNGYMACKLIDETAGKTYDFSKWRKWCRR
- a CDS encoding DUF4405 domain-containing protein, translating into MLRKFVSLMLFYSLLVMLISGVVLFIMPHGRVAYWTGWTFLGLDKDQWDNLHIIFGFLMLFFGFWHLLLNWRAIVNYFKSKYFLVSTLLTVIVAVGAVSNLPPFKNFIDFGEKIKNSWPKPATMPPAPHAELFPLSKVAQMVGLEPRQAVEVLRSRGIKVPSPNTTLKEIANLNNTTPARVYEILLEVSPKRSSSRTLRFQPGSGMGRLTLKEVCAQLRIPLNVCLERLRKRGIEAAPDSQLREIAFKNGLYPYQLIEILQGGKNGETSEAGHK